A single Equus asinus isolate D_3611 breed Donkey chromosome 21, EquAss-T2T_v2, whole genome shotgun sequence DNA region contains:
- the SLMAP gene encoding sarcolemmal membrane-associated protein isoform X49, which translates to MDEQDLNEPLAKVSLLKALLEEERKAYRNQVEESTKQIQVLQAQLQRLHINIENLREEKDNEITSTRDELLSARDEILLLHQAAEKAASERDTDIASLQEELKKVRAELERWRKAASEYEKEITSLQNSFQLRCQQCEDQQREEATRLQGELEKLRKEWNMLETECRSLKKENVLLSSELQRQEKELHNSQKQSLELTSDLSILQMTRKELENQVGSLKEQHLRDSADLKSLLSKAETQAKDVQKEYEKTQTVLSELKLKFEMTEQEKQSITDELKQCKDNLKLLREKGNNKPWPWMPMLAALVAVTAIVLYVPGLARASP; encoded by the exons CTcttttggaagaagaaagaaaagcctaTCGAAATCAAGTTGAGGAATCCACTAAACAAATACAGGTTCTTCAAG CCCAACTGCAGAGGTTACACATCAATATTGAGAATCTCCGGGAGGAGAAGGACAATGAAATCACAAGCACCCGCGATGAATTGCTTAGTGCCCGAGATGAAATTTTGCTCCTTCATCAAGCAGCAGAAAAGGCTGCCTCTGAGCGGGACACTGACATTGCTTCTTTACAAGAAGAGCTTAAGAAGGTGCGAGCTGAGCTTGAGCGGTGGCGGAAAGCAGCGTCTGAATATGAGAAAGAAATCACAAGTCTGCAAAACAGTTTTCAGCTTCGATGTCAACAATGTGAGGACcaacagagagaggaagcaacaAGGCTACAAG GTGAACTAGAGAAGTTGAGAAAGGAATGGAATATGTTGGAAACCGAATGCCGTtctctaaaaaaggaaaatgttttgcTATCATCAGAACTGCAGcggcaagaaaaagaattgcaTAA TTCTCAGAAGCAGAGTTTAGAGCTTACCAGTGATCTCAGCATCCTTCAGATGACTAGAAAAGAGCTTGAGAATCAAGTGGGATCCTTGAAAGAACAGCATCTTCGAGATTCAGCTGATTTAAAAAGTCTTCTCAGTAAGGCTGAAACCCAAGCAAAGGATGTACAGAAAGAG taTGAAAAGACACAGACTGTACTCTCAGAACTGAAGTTGAAGTTTGAAATGACTGAGCAGGAAAAACAATCAATCACAGATGAGCTCAAACAATGTAAAGACAACCTGAAGCTGCTCcgagagaaaggaaataat AAACCCTGGCCCTGGATGCCCATGTTGGCTGCCCTGGTTGCGGTGACAGCCATCGTGCTGTACGTGCCAGGTCTGGCCAGAGCTTCTCCATGA
- the SLMAP gene encoding sarcolemmal membrane-associated protein isoform X47, which produces MDEQDLNEPLAKVSLLKDDLQGAQSEIEAKQEIQHLRKELIEAQELARASKQKCFELQALLEEERKAYRNQVEESTKQIQVLQAQLQRLHINIENLREEKDNEITSTRDELLSARDEILLLHQAAEKAASERDTDIASLQEELKKVRAELERWRKAASEYEKEITSLQNSFQLRCQQCEDQQREEATRLQGELEKLRKEWNMLETECRSLKKENVLLSSELQRQEKELHNSQKQSLELTSDLSILQMTRKELENQVGSLKEQHLRDSADLKSLLSKAETQAKDVQKEYEKTQTVLSELKLKFEMTEQEKQSITDELKQCKDNLKLLREKGNNKPWPWMPMLAALVAVTAIVLYVPGLARASP; this is translated from the exons ATGACTTGCAGGGTGCACAGTCAGAAATTGAGGCAAAACAAGAAATTCAGCATCTTCGCAAGGAATTGATTGAAGCCCAGGAGCTAGCTAGAGCAAGTAAACAAAAATGCTTTGAACTTCAAG CTcttttggaagaagaaagaaaagcctaTCGAAATCAAGTTGAGGAATCCACTAAACAAATACAGGTTCTTCAAG CCCAACTGCAGAGGTTACACATCAATATTGAGAATCTCCGGGAGGAGAAGGACAATGAAATCACAAGCACCCGCGATGAATTGCTTAGTGCCCGAGATGAAATTTTGCTCCTTCATCAAGCAGCAGAAAAGGCTGCCTCTGAGCGGGACACTGACATTGCTTCTTTACAAGAAGAGCTTAAGAAGGTGCGAGCTGAGCTTGAGCGGTGGCGGAAAGCAGCGTCTGAATATGAGAAAGAAATCACAAGTCTGCAAAACAGTTTTCAGCTTCGATGTCAACAATGTGAGGACcaacagagagaggaagcaacaAGGCTACAAG GTGAACTAGAGAAGTTGAGAAAGGAATGGAATATGTTGGAAACCGAATGCCGTtctctaaaaaaggaaaatgttttgcTATCATCAGAACTGCAGcggcaagaaaaagaattgcaTAA TTCTCAGAAGCAGAGTTTAGAGCTTACCAGTGATCTCAGCATCCTTCAGATGACTAGAAAAGAGCTTGAGAATCAAGTGGGATCCTTGAAAGAACAGCATCTTCGAGATTCAGCTGATTTAAAAAGTCTTCTCAGTAAGGCTGAAACCCAAGCAAAGGATGTACAGAAAGAG taTGAAAAGACACAGACTGTACTCTCAGAACTGAAGTTGAAGTTTGAAATGACTGAGCAGGAAAAACAATCAATCACAGATGAGCTCAAACAATGTAAAGACAACCTGAAGCTGCTCcgagagaaaggaaataat AAACCCTGGCCCTGGATGCCCATGTTGGCTGCCCTGGTTGCGGTGACAGCCATCGTGCTGTACGTGCCAGGTCTGGCCAGAGCTTCTCCATGA
- the SLMAP gene encoding sarcolemmal membrane-associated protein isoform X48, with translation MDEQDLNEPLAKVSLLKDDLQGAQSEIEAKQEIQHLRKELIEAQELARASKQKCFELQALLEEERKAYRNQVEESTKQIQVLQAQLQRLHINIENLREEKDNEITSTRDELLSARDEILLLHQAAEKAASERDTDIASLQEELKKVRAELERWRKAASEYEKEITSLQNSFQLRCQQCEDQQREEATRLQGELEKLRKEWNMLETECRSLKKENVLLSSELQRQEKELHNSQKQSLELTSDLSILQMTRKELENQVGSLKEQHLRDSADLKSLLSKAETQAKDVQKEYEKTQTVLSELKLKFEMTEQEKQSITDELKQCKDNLKLLREKGNNPSILQPVPAVFIGLFLAFLFWCFGPLW, from the exons ATGACTTGCAGGGTGCACAGTCAGAAATTGAGGCAAAACAAGAAATTCAGCATCTTCGCAAGGAATTGATTGAAGCCCAGGAGCTAGCTAGAGCAAGTAAACAAAAATGCTTTGAACTTCAAG CTcttttggaagaagaaagaaaagcctaTCGAAATCAAGTTGAGGAATCCACTAAACAAATACAGGTTCTTCAAG CCCAACTGCAGAGGTTACACATCAATATTGAGAATCTCCGGGAGGAGAAGGACAATGAAATCACAAGCACCCGCGATGAATTGCTTAGTGCCCGAGATGAAATTTTGCTCCTTCATCAAGCAGCAGAAAAGGCTGCCTCTGAGCGGGACACTGACATTGCTTCTTTACAAGAAGAGCTTAAGAAGGTGCGAGCTGAGCTTGAGCGGTGGCGGAAAGCAGCGTCTGAATATGAGAAAGAAATCACAAGTCTGCAAAACAGTTTTCAGCTTCGATGTCAACAATGTGAGGACcaacagagagaggaagcaacaAGGCTACAAG GTGAACTAGAGAAGTTGAGAAAGGAATGGAATATGTTGGAAACCGAATGCCGTtctctaaaaaaggaaaatgttttgcTATCATCAGAACTGCAGcggcaagaaaaagaattgcaTAA TTCTCAGAAGCAGAGTTTAGAGCTTACCAGTGATCTCAGCATCCTTCAGATGACTAGAAAAGAGCTTGAGAATCAAGTGGGATCCTTGAAAGAACAGCATCTTCGAGATTCAGCTGATTTAAAAAGTCTTCTCAGTAAGGCTGAAACCCAAGCAAAGGATGTACAGAAAGAG taTGAAAAGACACAGACTGTACTCTCAGAACTGAAGTTGAAGTTTGAAATGACTGAGCAGGAAAAACAATCAATCACAGATGAGCTCAAACAATGTAAAGACAACCTGAAGCTGCTCcgagagaaaggaaataat CCTTCCATATTACAACCCGTCCCAGCCGTATTCATCGGCCTATTCCTGGCTTTCCTGTTTTGGTGTTTCGGTCCATTGTGGTAG
- the SLMAP gene encoding sarcolemmal membrane-associated protein isoform X50, whose product MDEQDLNEPLAKVSLLKALLEEERKAYRNQVEESTKQIQVLQAQLQRLHINIENLREEKDNEITSTRDELLSARDEILLLHQAAEKAASERDTDIASLQEELKKVRAELERWRKAASEYEKEITSLQNSFQLRCQQCEDQQREEATRLQGELEKLRKEWNMLETECRSLKKENVLLSSELQRQEKELHNSQKQSLELTSDLSILQMTRKELENQVGSLKEQHLRDSADLKSLLSKAETQAKDVQKEYEKTQTVLSELKLKFEMTEQEKQSITDELKQCKDNLKLLREKGNNPSILQPVPAVFIGLFLAFLFWCFGPLW is encoded by the exons CTcttttggaagaagaaagaaaagcctaTCGAAATCAAGTTGAGGAATCCACTAAACAAATACAGGTTCTTCAAG CCCAACTGCAGAGGTTACACATCAATATTGAGAATCTCCGGGAGGAGAAGGACAATGAAATCACAAGCACCCGCGATGAATTGCTTAGTGCCCGAGATGAAATTTTGCTCCTTCATCAAGCAGCAGAAAAGGCTGCCTCTGAGCGGGACACTGACATTGCTTCTTTACAAGAAGAGCTTAAGAAGGTGCGAGCTGAGCTTGAGCGGTGGCGGAAAGCAGCGTCTGAATATGAGAAAGAAATCACAAGTCTGCAAAACAGTTTTCAGCTTCGATGTCAACAATGTGAGGACcaacagagagaggaagcaacaAGGCTACAAG GTGAACTAGAGAAGTTGAGAAAGGAATGGAATATGTTGGAAACCGAATGCCGTtctctaaaaaaggaaaatgttttgcTATCATCAGAACTGCAGcggcaagaaaaagaattgcaTAA TTCTCAGAAGCAGAGTTTAGAGCTTACCAGTGATCTCAGCATCCTTCAGATGACTAGAAAAGAGCTTGAGAATCAAGTGGGATCCTTGAAAGAACAGCATCTTCGAGATTCAGCTGATTTAAAAAGTCTTCTCAGTAAGGCTGAAACCCAAGCAAAGGATGTACAGAAAGAG taTGAAAAGACACAGACTGTACTCTCAGAACTGAAGTTGAAGTTTGAAATGACTGAGCAGGAAAAACAATCAATCACAGATGAGCTCAAACAATGTAAAGACAACCTGAAGCTGCTCcgagagaaaggaaataat CCTTCCATATTACAACCCGTCCCAGCCGTATTCATCGGCCTATTCCTGGCTTTCCTGTTTTGGTGTTTCGGTCCATTGTGGTAG